One genomic segment of Spirochaetota bacterium includes these proteins:
- the cas8a1 gene encoding type I-B CRISPR-associated protein Cas8b1/Cst1 encodes MCLNKNEYAIYPSNWLMRAGIVGFLRIFKNNGNNTNLINNDGNLELGNNEIEMFFERYASFLSEENLYGTIKEFYNNSFLAQVWQKDMKSTLREVALVLENNNNNDNDIKTYVGYASDKKINNQETLLTKLNKILKKLKKDELSHNKFLKYQEISDANCIFESINNSQENMIIINGIADKKGKITDQEKAKLDQMQFNTNDKTKSFFDLINDLNNILNKNDTLKEYLKNIIQNYFSESSKIDDEKLICTFCNERKAIKRNKEYIILDEVHFTPLGASPSNLANFFWEGKPNLFMCLPCELIIYCVAFGFTKFNGKYYFIDAPVDIQEIKEINDIWKDWLNSNSSEATLKNSFIEILKKTEKMKAKWSLQNISIIEINPVSPNTSNIYNLSISPEIAYAIRKRIQSYPYSLKKIYDIFIENLYSQKPLYDLVGHLLYGYLSKDKLKNIDQTKLEKSSIGRLILNGNKLSNMKDVLFFLKFQKEVEDYGK; translated from the coding sequence ATGTGTTTAAATAAGAATGAATATGCCATTTATCCATCAAACTGGCTTATGAGGGCTGGTATTGTTGGATTTTTAAGAATTTTTAAAAATAATGGTAATAATACAAATTTAATAAATAATGATGGTAATCTGGAACTTGGTAACAATGAAATAGAAATGTTTTTTGAAAGATATGCTTCATTTTTGAGCGAAGAAAATTTATATGGAACAATTAAAGAATTCTATAACAATTCATTTTTAGCTCAAGTTTGGCAAAAAGACATGAAAAGTACTTTGAGAGAGGTTGCTTTAGTTTTAGAGAATAATAACAACAATGACAATGACATAAAAACTTACGTTGGCTATGCTTCGGATAAAAAAATTAATAATCAAGAAACCTTACTCACTAAATTAAATAAAATTTTAAAAAAACTTAAAAAAGATGAATTAAGTCACAATAAGTTTTTAAAATATCAAGAAATCAGTGATGCTAATTGTATATTTGAATCAATTAATAACTCTCAAGAAAACATGATAATAATTAATGGTATCGCTGATAAAAAAGGTAAAATTACTGACCAAGAAAAAGCAAAGTTGGATCAAATGCAATTTAATACAAATGATAAAACAAAAAGTTTTTTTGATTTAATTAACGATTTAAATAACATTTTGAATAAAAATGATACATTAAAAGAATATTTAAAAAATATAATTCAAAATTATTTTTCAGAATCAAGCAAGATCGATGATGAAAAACTTATTTGTACTTTTTGTAATGAAAGAAAAGCAATTAAAAGAAATAAGGAGTATATCATACTAGATGAAGTGCACTTTACTCCTTTAGGGGCAAGCCCTTCTAATTTAGCAAATTTTTTCTGGGAAGGGAAACCAAATCTATTTATGTGTCTTCCCTGTGAATTAATAATTTACTGTGTTGCCTTTGGGTTTACGAAGTTCAATGGTAAATATTACTTTATTGATGCACCTGTAGATATTCAGGAAATAAAAGAAATAAATGATATATGGAAAGACTGGTTAAATTCCAATTCCAGTGAGGCAACTTTAAAGAATTCATTTATAGAAATATTGAAAAAAACTGAAAAAATGAAAGCAAAATGGAGCCTGCAAAATATTTCGATTATAGAAATAAATCCAGTATCTCCAAATACAAGTAATATTTATAACCTATCGATATCTCCCGAGATTGCTTATGCAATTAGAAAACGAATTCAAAGTTATCCTTACTCTTTAAAAAAGATATATGATATATTTATTGAAAATTTATATTCTCAAAAGCCATTATATGATTTAGTTGGGCATTTATTATATGGTTACTTATCAAAAGATAAACTAAAGAATATAGATCAGACTAAATTAGAAAAGTCATCAATAGGAAGACTTATATTAAATGGAAATAAGTTATCTAACATGAAAGATGTATTATTTTTTTTAAAATTTCAGAAGGAGGTAGAAGATTATGGAAAATAA